The Primulina tabacum isolate GXHZ01 chromosome 1, ASM2559414v2, whole genome shotgun sequence genome contains the following window.
tttcaatatattttatctatattttaaaatatagattcTAAAGTAGCTTATCAACCCTAAATCGCCAAGCATTGagacttcaaaaaaatatatattaaaattttcaaagccCAAATTAATCGTAGACAGTATTACAAACGGTAAttcctcaatataatattaaaatatcaaatcgCAAAAAATAACAAATACCTGAACAGGAGACAAAAACAGATGCACACAAAGAAGACGATAAATTGGGGAAACTGTTTGAAACATGAGAGGGAGGCTCGCGACGGAGAGGAGTAAGAGGCTTTTAAAACTGAAAGTCAAGCAAGAGAGGAAGattatcaattttttaaatGGAAGTGTGAATTGGGGTAAAATCATAAGAAACAAAAACAGAGCATAGAAAAAGGCGTGCTTACCGCGGGCAAAAGGAACAGCGAGATTACAATATGGTAtatcccaagttttattttgATTCAGTTCGGTTTTTTCGTAATAGGGTTGGGTACTTTCATTTTAAGGTGCAAgactttaattttatatttcgaAGAAACGgggaaaacaaaataaattactcaaaatttagttattttgtcatattttaatattatatatctacAAAATTTTGTAATAATGTAATTTTAACACagtaaaaaattatacattgtaTTAGATAACATATACGTCGTATAGTTTTACTTGATAATGATTCTTTTTTCTCTACATAAAAATAGAAGTGACGTGCTAACGAAACACAAATGTGAATTGACTTGGGTCACTCGTGTGGTTTCATctcaaattaaagaaaaagctTGCCTTTGTGCCAGCGCTACAATCATGTCTGGACTATCGGATATTCCGTGCTCTGCAAATGCTTGAAAATTTGATGTATTGATTTTAAAAAGGACTAAGAATTGCCGCATGCCATCCTATTATCTATAAAAGTTTCTTTTCGAGTAGACGCAGCTTATATTCATGATGCACGAATTGTACACATTTATTCAGAAAGCAAGCTTCTGCTGATGGTTTTACTCTCCAGCTTCAAAGAGACTAGCTTGTCAGGAAGAATCCTGAATTTTATGcaaacagaaaattttattgtCACTGTTTTCTTTCGCTACCGGCAAGAAACAATAAGTTAAGTGCATACTCAAGTCTACAAATCAGATTTGATGCATTTGTTTTCCCATTGGGATCAAATGAACCAGCTTCCACTGCATAAAAATGCTTGTAGGCACCCATGTCTCATTTCTTGAAttcagaagaattgaagtaagGATCCCAGAAGTCTGATTCAAGGGCAGTTTCACCAAATTCACTTGTTTCTAGAAAAGAAAAGAACTCCAGATACATAGTTTTTCCTTCTGATAAACTTTATCTGACAAAGGTACTGATCAAGCACTTCTGCTATTCGCCTCACTCTCCATATGATCATCATAACTTGTGGAGCTCTCCTGTGCTTGCTCTACAACTCTATTCTGCAGCAAAGTATCATATCGTTTAGCACTCAGTCTTCGATTATTATTACCTTTTGCAATATTTTCTCCTACCTGTCtgaacaaaataataaaatacctGCATCTTAATGGaattatcattatttattgAGTCGGTATTTTGTTGCCTCTTCACAGGAGAGCTTATAACCATAGACTTCTTATCTGGCGCCGAACCATTCTCTTTTACGAACCCATTTTCTAAATTCAAAGCCGAAATGTTCCGAAGTTGTTTCCCATTCGTTGTCTCAGAGCAAGAACTCGCAATATCAATGAGACAGTCCGATTTTCTAGTCGTAGAACTCCTTGAAAGACGAGAAACAGGCCGTGCGACGATTGATCCTGAATTAGTTTCACTTTGTGACAAGGATCTTGAGTGCCTTTTACCCGAGGATGATCTCAGATCATCTGCACTCTTTTTGGAGGACAAGCAGACGGCTTCTTGATAAAGGCCTTGTCTAAAATTCACCACTTGTTCTTCCAACCGAACCACCTCCTCTTCTAACACAGCCACCTCGGCTAGAAGCTCGAGTGTCTGCAATATAATGCACCAAACAGCAAATCAATTACTATAACCAATTCATCTAGGACTTCCAAGAAAATATAACCAGACTCGGAACATATTTCGTGTTCTGCATTCTACACTGTGTTAACCAGATCAAATAAGGATTGCCAGCACCCTTAATCAGAAATTCGAATTATAAAAATGAGATTACATATTGAGGGAGATATGGAGGAAGACGAGGCAAAGCTCCTAAAGGTCTATTAAAAGCTCTCTCTAAAGCTCTGTGGACATTCTCTTCATGTCTCAGCTTCTTCTTCAGATTATCAACCTGTAATGTTGAGCTAAAATTAGAACAGAAACAGAAACAAAACACAAACACGATCAAAACAGATTAAAAAAAATGGCTAAATCTTATCCAAGTTTCAGCTTTCAGTGCGAGAATGGATTAAGTTTACATCTTCTGATAAGGTCAGTTTTCTTTCTCTTGCTGACCGGCACCGATTTACCCTGGTTTTGTCCGCTTTTTGCAATTTGCCTCCATCCATTTCCATTTTCTTCCCCTGCCAAGGTTTGGATTTATCATTTACTGAGCAACAAAATGGTTTCTTGGAGAGAAAAAATCACCCAAGATTAGTGACAAATTCACAGTTCCCATTAATATGAGAGGAGACAAACTTCAAGACTGTAAAATATAAAcacaaaactcacattttgaagAAACAAAGGTGGTTTCTTGGAATTAATAATGGTGCCAAATCTACCGTTCATTTGCTCCTAATTTCTGCAACAAATGCGCATACAAAACCAACTTCTCCTCAAGAAACAGAACAGCAGAATCGTATGTatccccaaaaaaaaaagaaatgaataaataaaagcACAAGTGATCCTTGAACAAGAAAGAACTTTGCACTTCGACTGAGAG
Protein-coding sequences here:
- the LOC142553056 gene encoding uncharacterized protein LOC142553056 isoform X1, which gives rise to MNGRFGTIINSKKPPLFLQNGKKMEMDGGKLQKADKTRVNRCRSARERKLTLSEDVDNLKKKLRHEENVHRALERAFNRPLGALPRLPPYLPQYTLELLAEVAVLEEEVVRLEEQVVNFRQGLYQEAVCLSSKKSADDLRSSSGKRHSRSLSQSETNSGSIVARPVSRLSRSSTTRKSDCLIDIASSCSETTNGKQLRNISALNLENGFVKENGSAPDKKSMVISSPVKRQQNTDSINNDNSIKMQNRVVEQAQESSTSYDDHMESEANSRSA
- the LOC142553056 gene encoding uncharacterized protein LOC142553056 isoform X2, with the translated sequence MNGRFGTIINSKKPPLFLQNGKKMEMDGGKLQKADKTRVNRCRSARERKLTLSEDVDNLKKKLRHEENVHRALERAFNRPLGALPRLPPYLPQYTLELLAEVAVLEEEVVRLEEQVVNFRQGLYQEAVCLSSKKSADDLRSSSGKRHSRSLSQSETNSGSIVARPVSRLSRSSTTRKSDCLIDIASSCSETTNGKQLRNISALNLENGFVKENGSAPDKKSMVISSPVKRQQNTDSINNDNSIKMQSCRASTGELHKL